A genomic segment from Cyanobium sp. NIES-981 encodes:
- a CDS encoding LarC family nickel insertion protein — protein MALALLDCPTGLAGNMLLAALLDLGVPEAVVHGPLAALGLADAYRLEISERRSGGLRGLHLEVVPLEADPPHRLWATLRSTLQQAPWPDSLRSRVLAVFGLLAEAEAAVHGHGADAVHFHEVGALDALVDVVGVCAALLHLGVEQLQCMPPPAGHGSVSTAHGVLPVPAPAVLEIARARGIPLASSEGFPAGELTTPTGLALAAVWSDRFGLPPAHRPERVGVGLGTRRLDRPNLLRLVLATALAPAGAHGDALPAGAGQPCCETVVEQQAQIDDLTPEDLAAFQDALRSAGALEVFCQGILMKKGRAGWLVTALAAPPTAEALRAVWWRHSSTLGLRERHQPRWVLPRRSRDLATPLGVVRIKEARLPDGRWRPKPEHEDLLALAGRHALPLDQVRAVVQASLRQEPGQDGGSGEIA, from the coding sequence ATGGCCCTGGCCCTGCTGGATTGCCCCACCGGCCTGGCCGGCAACATGCTGCTGGCGGCCCTGCTCGATCTGGGTGTGCCCGAGGCGGTGGTCCATGGGCCCCTCGCCGCCCTCGGGCTGGCTGACGCCTACCGGCTGGAGATCAGTGAGCGCCGCAGCGGCGGCCTGCGGGGGCTGCACCTGGAGGTGGTGCCCCTGGAGGCCGATCCTCCCCATCGCCTCTGGGCCACCCTGCGCTCCACCCTGCAGCAGGCCCCCTGGCCTGACTCCCTGCGCAGCCGGGTGCTGGCGGTGTTCGGGCTGCTGGCGGAGGCCGAGGCGGCGGTGCATGGCCATGGGGCCGACGCCGTTCACTTCCATGAGGTGGGCGCCCTCGATGCGCTGGTGGACGTGGTGGGGGTGTGTGCCGCCCTGCTCCACCTGGGCGTGGAGCAGCTGCAGTGCATGCCGCCCCCCGCCGGCCATGGCAGCGTCAGCACGGCCCATGGTGTGCTGCCGGTGCCGGCGCCGGCGGTGCTGGAGATCGCCCGTGCCCGCGGCATTCCCCTGGCCTCTTCGGAGGGCTTCCCCGCCGGCGAGCTCACCACCCCCACCGGCCTGGCCCTGGCGGCGGTGTGGAGCGATCGCTTCGGGCTGCCGCCGGCCCACCGCCCCGAGCGGGTGGGGGTGGGCCTGGGCACGCGCCGGCTCGACCGCCCCAACCTGCTGCGCCTGGTGCTGGCCACGGCGCTCGCCCCGGCTGGCGCCCACGGGGACGCGCTGCCCGCCGGCGCCGGCCAGCCCTGCTGCGAAACGGTGGTGGAGCAGCAGGCCCAGATCGATGACCTCACCCCGGAGGATCTGGCGGCCTTTCAGGACGCCCTGCGCAGTGCCGGTGCCCTGGAGGTGTTCTGCCAGGGCATTCTGATGAAGAAGGGAAGGGCGGGCTGGCTGGTCACCGCCCTGGCCGCCCCCCCCACCGCCGAGGCCCTGCGCGCCGTGTGGTGGCGCCACAGCAGCACCCTGGGCCTGCGGGAGCGCCACCAGCCGCGCTGGGTGCTGCCGCGCCGCAGCCGGGACCTGGCCACCCCCCTGGGCGTGGTGCGGATCAAGGAGGCCCGCCTGCCCGATGGCCGCTGGCGCCCCAAGCCCGAACACGAGGATCTGCTGGCCCTGGCCGGCCGCCACGCCCTGCCGCTGGATCAGGTGCGGGCGGTGGTGCAGGCCAGCCTGCGGCAGGAGCCCGGCCAGGATGGGGGCTCCGGGGAGATCGCGTGA
- a CDS encoding DUF554 family protein, with amino-acid sequence MAFWAATSGTWINLLTVLLGGLSGAALGRRLQPQLTRQWQQWLGVLTLLLAIEMVQPLWPLRLGPFPAVLAALLVVMLGTAFGHGLALEQRLEGWLRRLGRAEPPGQAGSQDQAAEVVSGAFVLFCIGPMTLLGCLRNGALGDPDLLLVKAGLDGLSAAVLAAAVGLVLLWVLLPLGVLQFALSGVGALAAGGFSDPTGAPVVLFTAAVGGILVLALALDLLNLPHPSVVNGLVALALAPALGWAMQP; translated from the coding sequence ATGGCCTTCTGGGCCGCCACCAGTGGCACCTGGATCAACCTCCTCACCGTGCTGCTGGGCGGCCTCAGCGGCGCGGCCCTGGGCCGGCGCCTCCAGCCGCAGCTCACCCGCCAGTGGCAGCAGTGGCTCGGGGTGCTCACCCTCCTGCTGGCGATCGAGATGGTGCAGCCTCTCTGGCCGCTGCGGCTCGGTCCCTTCCCGGCGGTGCTCGCCGCCCTGCTGGTGGTGATGCTGGGGACAGCCTTCGGCCATGGCCTGGCCCTGGAGCAGCGGTTGGAAGGCTGGCTGCGGCGTCTGGGCCGGGCTGAGCCCCCGGGGCAGGCAGGCTCCCAGGACCAGGCCGCCGAGGTGGTGAGCGGGGCCTTCGTGCTCTTCTGCATCGGCCCGATGACCCTGCTGGGCTGCCTCCGCAACGGCGCTCTGGGGGATCCGGATCTGCTGCTGGTGAAGGCCGGCCTCGATGGCCTCAGCGCCGCGGTGCTCGCCGCCGCCGTGGGACTGGTGCTGCTGTGGGTGCTCCTGCCTCTGGGGGTGCTGCAGTTCGCCCTCTCGGGCGTCGGCGCCCTGGCGGCGGGTGGCTTCAGTGATCCCACCGGCGCGCCGGTGGTGCTGTTCACCGCCGCCGTGGGCGGCATCCTGGTGCTTGCCCTGGCCCTGGATCTGCTGAACCTGCCCCATCCTTCGGTGGTGAACGGGCTGGTGGCCCTGGCCCTGGCCCCTGCCCTCGGCTGGGCGATGCAGCCATGA